The Anoplopoma fimbria isolate UVic2021 breed Golden Eagle Sablefish unplaced genomic scaffold, Afim_UVic_2022 Un_contig_13677_pilon_pilon, whole genome shotgun sequence nucleotide sequence TTTTTACAGCACGCAGCGACTTCCTGCAGCAGAGGGGACAAACTCCTGATCTGATCCAGGATGGTTGTCAGGAATTCGTGAGCGTcctgaacacacagaaaaaaaaaaaaaaaaagagggttttCAGCAAATAGAAGAAACAATAAGTAGAAGGTTCAACAACAAGGTCCATCAAACCAGCTGACTCACTTTCTGCCGGTGATCCTGGAACTCAGGTGCCTGATCAGAGAGGGTCCTCTTGAACGAATAGAGGGCCTTGAGTTTGAGCGGTGAGTCCATGGATTTGTGGCACCTCGCAATGTTCAGGAATCTTCTGCAGAAGTCAAAGAGAAAATGGGACCGGTGAGTTTCTACTGTCAGCGCTGTTATTGTTCTCAAGGACAGGagtgtgtttttagtgtgtgtgagtgtgtgtggctgctgtACCTGATCAGTTCAGCCTCGGGGATTGAACCCCACACGTCCTCCTGGCTGTTGACGGCCCTGGTGAAGTCCGTCAGTGTGAGCAGGCTCTGGAGGCTGGAGTTCACGTAGCAGATCTGTGCTGGGTTTGGAAacctgacaaacacaaacacaacacacatcaaCATCCAGAAACTCCTCAGCGACAAAATGTAGCTCATTTTCTCTCAGTTATATTGTAGTTTGGATTTGATACATACAGGCTTTTGTTTACGAGACttcgtaaaaaaacaaatcaacatctTTAtctcttgtgtctgtgtgttctcaTGCAGATTTACTCACCCAAGCCAGTGCTGCTGAACTCTGAGGCTCTGTGTGCTGGTGAAGGGTGCGACATTGATTTGGAGGATGCGCCTCGTTCTGGCCAGAGTCTGAGGAACAGCCTGGACCGAGGTGAGAACTGGCAGCTCAGGCACCTTGTTGGCTGCCTTCTCGTCATCCTTCGCCTTCTGCTCGTCCTCCTTTTCTGGAGTCGGAGCCACTCGGGATTTCTTCtgttggagaaaacaaaaattctTCACGGTTTAGTGAAAtataaaagcacttttttttcataatgtacAAGTCCAGACTGGTGAGAATGTGGTTAATGTGGAGCAGTGTGTGAAACTTACTCTGCAGAAGTCAAACACTCGGCACCTCCAGcgactcttcttctctgtttgttggtgtttttctgAGAGTGGTGCTGAGGAGGCTGGAGCATCTGAGACTCTGCTGACAAACACAGCTGGTTATTCTACTGTTAACTTAGTTTTAACTGTGGATAAATCACCTGAAGAGGTTGTTTCCCATACTTTTACTAACACTAACAGGACAAAGTAATACTGACACTGTAAACCCTCttggtgagaggaggaggaaggattTTCTTACCTCTGCTGAGGGTCGGACTGCTGTCCACTTTCATCCCCAGTAGGTTTTTTGGGACTTGTTTGTCTCCTCTGtcgagtaaaaacaaaaacaaacattagaaTAGGCCATGTTAAGCATCTTTTGTTCCAGAGGTCTAAAAGCACATCTCACAAAATCAAAATCTGTTCCATGATGAATTtcagtcacttcctgtgaaACGTACCACAGGTCGACCAAACAGTCTGTGTTGCCAAGGAGTCCTCTCTTGTCGGTTTTCCGCAGAGGTGTTGGCGTTGGGAGCATCTGAGACGGCGACTCTGGTGATGGAGTGCGGTCTGCTCTGTTTTTCCACTGATGCTTCAGtcgtttttccctttttctgtggaggataaagaaaaagaacCAAATTTAACTGCCAATTctttaaaaagatattttgtTCCTTCATGGCTGATATAAACTGACTTCAGAGACAACAGTATCTACAGAACTCTGGTTAAAGATGGAGACATTTCTGATTCATAATGAGGTGTAGAAGCTTAAGACACTGTGCtgcatttgtaaaaacaaacctTTCGGCGACAGCAAGGTAGTTCAAACATCATTGCAGATATTTTCTTGGCTAAAACTGTAACTGTAGTAAACTGTAGTACAGGCTGACTGCAGTAAGAGTATGGCAGTTTTATGACAGATTCTGCAGGATGTTCAATGATGTAGTTTACACCACCTGAGGGGGAAATGGTAAAGCACCAGAAAATTTGACTTCTAATTCTAAAGATTTCTAGTAGTAACTCTGACTGAACCAACCAATACACTAGGGGCTACCACTTTTAACAGTGATCTCAGTTACGGGAATGAGAAGcattaatgctgcattcacgtGACGATTAGTGATTATCAATATTTATTCTTCTTGGTCACTGGggaattattttgtgtgttggCTTTGGAAATAAAGTCACACAATTGGAAATGTTGTGCTTAAAAACTAAACACGATTCATattataatactgttttttgTTCTACTCTGCAGAGTTGCTGAACAGAGAACACGACAAAACAATATGATATGATAGTTATGACGATAATATGTCCaatactgtttattattattactatttaaaagcctttaatcaCAAGGTGCACAGTGAGATGACCCTATATGGTTCATATATGGTTCCTATATGGTTCATACATGGTTCCTATATGGTTCATACATGGTTCATACATGGTTCCTATATGGTTCCTATATGGTTCCTACATGGTTCCTACATGGTTCCTATATGGTTCATACACCTTATCGGCCCTCCCAGCTCCATCGTCTCCATGGAGACAACTTAAGCTTCAAGTTTTGGCATTTTATGAAATTTGGCCCGGGCGCcatcttttttgacttttttcaatgtCAAATTTGGAAGATTTGATGCCTTCAAACCCAAACAACAGTGTTTTCGAACCTCTACACTAATTGTtaacacactccacacactTCCCGGGAAATTCAAGACATTCTGTCCaacaaataatcattttagAAGGAAAAATCATCGAGTGAaagtagctagctagctagctttcaCCAAATCTTGTGTTTTTCACAACATTCATGCTAACATTGTGTGACCTGTTAGGCTTTATACTCAACAAAGTACACAGATTTCTACACAGTGAAGGCTTTTAAGGCTATGAATCAATAAATTCATCACAAGTAAAAGGATAAGATGAATATAAAGTTGTCTTACCTGCACAGTTAGCTAGCTATAGTCTAAGGTGTGTCTCGTTAATCAGTGGTCCACTGAGGCCTGTTTTCAGATCCTCGGTTTTCCACAAATAGTTGAGTGATAAGATAGTTTCGTTTTTCAACAAAATCCGTTTTCCAGTAGATTAAAACTCCAAGAGTTCGTTTCCACAGCGGGGCC carries:
- the LOC129088629 gene encoding ubiquitin carboxyl-terminal hydrolase 37-like isoform X2; its protein translation is MMFELPCCRRKKKGKTTEASVEKQSRPHSITRVAVSDAPNANTSAENRQERTPWQHRLFGRPVRRQTSPKKPTGDESGQQSDPQQRVSDAPASSAPLSEKHQQTEKKSRWRCRVFDFCRKKSRVAPTPEKEDEQKAKDDEKAANKVPELPVLTSVQAVPQTLARTRRILQINVAPFTSTQSLRVQQHWLGFPNPAQICYVNSSLQSLLTLTDFTRAVNSQEDVWGSIPEAELIRRFLNIARCHKSMDSPLKLKALYSFKRTLSDQAPEFQDHRQKDAHEFLTTILDQIRSLSPLLQEVAACCKKSYRCPVEDHLVFRMQMTRTCRRCGSGSTRQEDFTNLSLNLVPGGSVQQMVQDYLMEAELDFRCDCGGSTSGQQSTFATLPRVLMLHLKRFRFTPSLQLEKLNDPVELFRELLVTSKQAEGWYSLVSVISHLGSRGNSGHYVSDGMHPEAQLDDSADRWLTYNDSEVIETTGASVCQRRQRAAYILLYQRRM
- the LOC129088629 gene encoding ubiquitin carboxyl-terminal hydrolase 37-like isoform X1; this translates as MMFELPCCRRKKKGKTTEASVEKQSRPHSITRVAVSDAPNANTSAENRQERTPWQHRLFGRPVRRQTSPKKPTGDESGQQSDPQQSRVSDAPASSAPLSEKHQQTEKKSRWRCRVFDFCRKKSRVAPTPEKEDEQKAKDDEKAANKVPELPVLTSVQAVPQTLARTRRILQINVAPFTSTQSLRVQQHWLGFPNPAQICYVNSSLQSLLTLTDFTRAVNSQEDVWGSIPEAELIRRFLNIARCHKSMDSPLKLKALYSFKRTLSDQAPEFQDHRQKDAHEFLTTILDQIRSLSPLLQEVAACCKKSYRCPVEDHLVFRMQMTRTCRRCGSGSTRQEDFTNLSLNLVPGGSVQQMVQDYLMEAELDFRCDCGGSTSGQQSTFATLPRVLMLHLKRFRFTPSLQLEKLNDPVELFRELLVTSKQAEGWYSLVSVISHLGSRGNSGHYVSDGMHPEAQLDDSADRWLTYNDSEVIETTGASVCQRRQRAAYILLYQRRM